The following coding sequences lie in one Heteronotia binoei isolate CCM8104 ecotype False Entrance Well chromosome 6, APGP_CSIRO_Hbin_v1, whole genome shotgun sequence genomic window:
- the P2RY13 gene encoding P2Y purinoceptor 13, giving the protein MNGSINISNETTSFSGQCQRDTRISQVVFPVLYTILFLAGFLLNSLAVLAFFQIPATSSFIVYLRNILFSDFIMTLMLPLKILADSELGLWQLKAFVCRFSAVVFYDTMYISIALLGLISLDRFLKIVRPFGKIWLRTATSAKILSGFVWLFFFGLSLPNMILSNRKATPLSVKKCALLKSHLGLKWHEAVNYICQVVFWIVLILILLFYVIIAKKICSSYRKTQTTECKIKQRAKGKVFIIIAVFFICFAPFHFARVPYTLSQTGKTHDCSIQNQLFIAKEGTLWLAATNICMDPLIYILLCRQFIEKAFCVKMQKSRSTIQENVSVALDTGVST; this is encoded by the coding sequence ATGAATGGAAGTATCAACATCTCCAATGAGACAACATCTTTCTCTGGACAGTGCCAAAGAGACACCAGAATTTCTCAAGTGGTCTTTCCAGTCCTGTACACCATTCTTTTCCTTGCTGGATTTCTACTTAATAGTTTGGCTGTACTGGCTTTTTTCCAGATTCCAGCCACATCAAGTTTCATTGTGTACCTTCGGAACATCTTGTTTTCAGACTTCATAATGACACTTATGCTGCCTCTAAAGATCCTGGCCGATTCAGAACTGGGACTGTGGCAACTCAAAGCTTTTGTCTGTCGTTTTTCAGCAGTAGTATTTTATGACACCATGTACATCAGCATAGCACTCCTTGGACTTATATCACTGGACAGGTTTCTCAAGATCGTTCGGCCATTTGGGAAGATCTGGTTGAGAACTGCCACTTCAGCAAAAATTCTTTCAGGGTTTGTATGGTTGTTCTTTTTTGGCCTCTCCTTGCCCAATATGATTTTGTCAAACCGCAAAGCTACACCCCTCTCTGTAAAGAAGTGTGCTTTGTTGAAGAGCCATCTAGGACTGAAGTGGCATGAAGCTGTTAACTATATATGCCAAGTTGTCTTCTGGATTGTGCTGATCTTAATTCTCCTATTTTATGTCATCATTGCTAAAAAGATATGCAGCTCTTACAGGAAAACTCAAACAACAGAGTGCAAAATTAAACAAAGAGCCAAGGGTAAAGTGTTTATAATTATAGCTGTTTTCTTCATCTGCTTTGCCCCTTTTCATTTTGCCCGAGTACCCTACACCCTTAGCCAAACAGGCAAAACCCATGACTGCAGCATACAGAACCAATTATTCATTGCTAAAGAAGGTACTCTCTGGCTGGCAGCTACAAATATCTGTATGGATCCCCTAATATACATCTTATTGTGCAGACAATTCATAGAAAAAGCCTTCTGTGTTAAAATGCAAAAATCTAGAAGTACAATTCAGGAAAATGTAAGTGTTGCACTAGACACTGGAGTATCTACATAG